A single genomic interval of Lewinellaceae bacterium harbors:
- a CDS encoding proprotein convertase P-domain-containing protein: MKRISTRKTIALFIFSLCLSGLFAQKSNPWTIVEEASITSNDAQRTITPSAYRTAQLDLGALQTILAQTPMRFSTAARAQPQVLTLPMPDGTLQQFEIVRAPVMHPDLQARYPNLQSFAGKGADDPTAYLRFSLTPKGFNAMVISARHSTVFIDPYLQGNTAYYMSYYKKDYAPQRAASFSCGVATPDDDFIKGISPENPDETANRLPPSRLTGDCQLRTYRLALACTGEYANFHGGTVADVMAEYVVAMTRVNGIYEKDVTVTMELVPNTDELIYLNAGTDPYTNGNGGTMLGENQATCDNVIGSANYDIGHVFSTGGGGIASLAVPCTNDKARGVTGLPSPVNDPFYIEYVAHEMGHQFGANHTQNNPCNRNNATAMEPGSASTVMGYAGICAPDVQDSGDDYFHAISIQEITNNIENGNSSGCPVVANTGNAPPTASVASAFYNLPVSTPFALTCMASDPDGDLLTYNWEQMDNEPATMPPLPANAGGPAFRSNVPGESPTRYFPNLTAINNNTTPTWEVLPSVGRDMSFRCTVRDNFFEGGCRDEVDVDLRFHGSAGPFLVLSPNTNLTWLVADVETVAWDVANTDAAPVSCANVDVLLSTDGGLTYPVTLAAGVPNTGNFDVVVPNTPTNAARVKVVCSDNIFFDVSNQNFAIELPPAPTFLMNATPISQSACSTEDLVYDIGLTSILGFDEEVALSVNGLPGNAAAAFDNNTLAPDGTAQLTIGNLSDVPSGTYALTINAVSNSLASTLDIQMAIANGVPDAIALNMPTNGATGVELSTALEWAALPSASSYLIEIATSPAFGNTIIESSTESGNAYIPQHLEELAIYYWRVKGINVCGEGDFFNVFAFQTTQSACTTYESTDVPVLISTSGSNMATSTIDVGDDLMLAKVKASVFIQHTWVGDLMARLSAPSGNTVGLFDRPGVPGNNFGCDGNNVVAVFDDDAPNSSLDFENTCEASTPAIAGNFQPVDPLANLSGENSAGTWTLEVDDNVADDGGSIISWSIELCSTVVLPEAPGLLANDALTVPQGSSEVVTNAYLEADSPANAADQIVFTIISIPVNGTLYLDRAGMPAALSLGSQFTQEDINNNLLSYAHDGSSATSDSFDFDVVNNENGWLHESTFHINILENNLSATAGLDNGIDCFNANNGQVSITAAGGYPPFEYSIDGIAYQFENIFSGIAPGSYIFTVKDTYGFTAQTNEIVISNPGELIVSATVADDEISVAASGGSGALTYSLDGVDYQGSNVFNGLANGFYTVYVRDENGCVAQTEAIVAVNTLIAAATLINDLACFNDADATIVVSVGGGTPGFMYSLNGGPFQSSNTFDGLGTGSYTITVMDSDGFTADTEEIIISNPPELILSATVNQNDIAVDASGGTGALMYSIDGANYQSSPVFNGLANGVYTVYVRDENGCIAETEATVFINTLTVAAALTNDLACYDDADASIGVSVGGGTPNFAYSLNGGPFQSSPVFDGLSAGSYIVTVMDSDGFTADTEEIIIENPEEITGLPSVSGYDITVNAGGGTGNLQYSLDGGPFQSSNVFAGNPSGIYAIAIMDERGCQLEISATVDVEAMSIATTHQGISCHDANDGLILVDVTGGVPPYQYSIDGNTFQDEVGFSGLNEGAYVVTVLDSGGFAVTSGTISISNPDVLALEAIDETNNVTLNAEGGTAPYLYSIDGVNYSAENRFMDLESGEYTFHVQDANGCETNATIFIEVTGMDDLDVDLHLNVYPNPGNGDFTVSVKQKVASALSFKVFDATGKLLYSEVHQAPGLELQKTIDLIHLPGGTYHLVVSNEKQIGVKKLVVLK, translated from the coding sequence ATGAAAAGGATTAGTACAAGAAAAACTATTGCTCTCTTCATTTTTTCCCTTTGCCTGTCCGGGCTTTTCGCTCAAAAAAGCAACCCGTGGACGATAGTGGAAGAAGCCAGCATAACCAGCAATGACGCCCAACGCACTATTACACCATCCGCTTATCGCACCGCCCAACTCGATTTAGGAGCGTTGCAAACCATCTTAGCGCAAACCCCTATGCGTTTTAGCACAGCGGCCCGGGCGCAACCACAAGTGCTCACATTGCCCATGCCGGATGGAACCCTGCAACAATTCGAGATCGTCCGGGCGCCCGTGATGCACCCTGATCTTCAGGCGAGATATCCCAACCTGCAATCTTTTGCCGGAAAAGGCGCAGATGATCCAACTGCTTATCTGAGGTTCAGCCTTACCCCCAAAGGATTTAACGCCATGGTGATTTCTGCAAGGCACAGCACGGTATTTATAGACCCCTATCTGCAAGGAAACACCGCATACTATATGAGCTATTATAAAAAAGATTACGCTCCACAGCGCGCCGCTTCTTTTTCCTGTGGCGTAGCAACGCCGGATGATGATTTCATTAAAGGGATCAGCCCTGAAAACCCGGATGAAACTGCAAATAGGCTTCCCCCGTCCCGTTTAACAGGCGATTGTCAATTGAGAACCTATCGGCTTGCACTGGCTTGTACCGGAGAATATGCGAATTTTCATGGAGGCACGGTTGCGGATGTGATGGCGGAATATGTGGTTGCCATGACGCGCGTCAATGGAATCTACGAAAAGGACGTAACCGTAACGATGGAACTGGTTCCGAATACGGATGAGCTGATCTATCTAAATGCCGGAACCGACCCTTATACCAATGGAAATGGCGGAACGATGTTAGGCGAAAACCAAGCAACCTGCGATAATGTAATCGGTTCCGCCAATTACGACATCGGCCACGTTTTCAGCACCGGCGGGGGAGGGATTGCTTCCCTGGCCGTTCCCTGCACGAATGATAAGGCAAGAGGCGTCACCGGATTGCCTTCGCCGGTTAATGACCCTTTTTACATCGAGTACGTCGCACACGAAATGGGGCATCAATTTGGCGCCAACCACACTCAAAACAACCCATGCAACCGCAACAACGCCACTGCTATGGAACCCGGAAGCGCTTCCACGGTGATGGGGTACGCGGGGATTTGCGCTCCGGATGTGCAAGACAGCGGGGATGATTATTTTCATGCGATCAGCATTCAGGAAATTACCAATAACATAGAAAACGGGAACAGCAGTGGCTGCCCCGTTGTCGCCAATACCGGAAATGCGCCGCCAACGGCCAGCGTAGCGTCTGCATTTTATAACTTGCCGGTTTCTACGCCTTTTGCATTGACCTGCATGGCCTCTGACCCGGATGGCGATTTGTTGACTTACAACTGGGAGCAAATGGACAATGAACCGGCAACGATGCCGCCTTTGCCGGCAAATGCCGGGGGGCCGGCTTTTCGGTCAAATGTTCCTGGGGAATCTCCAACCCGGTATTTTCCGAATTTAACTGCCATCAACAACAATACCACGCCAACCTGGGAGGTATTGCCTTCCGTTGGCCGGGATATGTCCTTCCGGTGTACCGTCCGGGATAATTTTTTTGAAGGAGGTTGCAGGGATGAAGTAGATGTTGATCTGCGTTTTCATGGATCTGCCGGCCCGTTTCTGGTCCTGAGCCCAAATACCAATTTGACCTGGTTGGTTGCGGATGTAGAAACGGTGGCCTGGGATGTCGCGAACACCGATGCAGCTCCGGTCAGTTGTGCAAATGTAGATGTGCTTTTATCGACGGACGGCGGCCTGACTTATCCCGTTACCCTGGCCGCTGGAGTGCCGAATACAGGAAATTTCGATGTTGTAGTGCCCAACACGCCCACGAATGCAGCCAGGGTAAAGGTGGTTTGTTCTGACAATATCTTTTTTGATGTTTCGAATCAGAACTTTGCCATTGAACTTCCGCCTGCGCCTACTTTTTTAATGAATGCAACGCCAATTTCACAATCTGCTTGCAGTACCGAAGATTTGGTTTACGATATTGGTTTGACATCAATTTTAGGATTTGACGAAGAAGTTGCTTTATCCGTAAACGGATTGCCGGGAAACGCGGCAGCTGCTTTTGACAACAATACTTTGGCCCCTGATGGTACTGCTCAGTTGACGATCGGCAACTTGTCCGATGTCCCGTCCGGAACCTATGCATTAACCATAAATGCTGTATCTAATTCCCTGGCTTCAACTTTAGATATTCAAATGGCGATTGCGAACGGGGTTCCGGATGCCATTGCTTTAAATATGCCAACCAATGGCGCAACAGGAGTCGAACTGTCAACGGCTTTGGAGTGGGCTGCACTTCCCTCGGCAAGCAGTTATCTTATTGAAATCGCCACCAGCCCTGCTTTTGGCAACACCATAATCGAATCTTCAACCGAATCCGGAAACGCTTATATTCCGCAGCATTTGGAGGAGCTCGCCATTTATTACTGGAGGGTAAAGGGAATCAATGTTTGTGGAGAAGGCGATTTTTTCAATGTATTTGCCTTTCAAACAACCCAATCGGCTTGCACTACCTACGAAAGCACGGATGTGCCTGTGCTTATTTCTACAAGTGGGTCGAATATGGCCACTTCAACCATCGACGTCGGTGACGATTTAATGCTCGCAAAAGTAAAGGCGAGTGTATTTATCCAGCACACCTGGGTGGGGGATTTGATGGCCAGGTTGTCGGCGCCTTCCGGCAACACGGTCGGATTGTTTGACCGGCCCGGCGTGCCGGGCAATAATTTTGGCTGTGACGGAAACAATGTCGTAGCTGTTTTTGACGATGATGCGCCCAATTCATCTCTTGACTTTGAAAATACCTGCGAAGCCAGCACGCCGGCAATTGCGGGCAATTTTCAGCCTGTTGACCCCCTGGCAAACCTGAGCGGAGAAAATAGTGCAGGCACCTGGACTTTGGAGGTTGACGATAATGTTGCCGATGATGGCGGTTCCATCATCTCCTGGAGCATAGAATTGTGCAGCACTGTGGTTTTGCCGGAAGCGCCTGGCCTTTTGGCCAATGATGCATTGACCGTTCCGCAAGGATCAAGCGAGGTGGTCACCAACGCTTACCTGGAAGCGGACAGCCCTGCCAACGCCGCGGATCAGATTGTTTTTACCATAATTTCCATTCCGGTCAATGGAACGCTTTATTTGGATAGGGCTGGAATGCCTGCTGCTTTAAGCTTAGGAAGCCAATTTACGCAGGAAGACATTAACAACAACCTGCTTTCCTACGCCCATGATGGCAGCAGCGCCACTTCCGATTCCTTTGATTTCGATGTCGTAAACAATGAAAATGGCTGGTTGCATGAAAGTACGTTCCATATCAATATTCTGGAAAACAACCTCTCTGCCACGGCAGGACTGGACAATGGAATTGATTGCTTCAATGCGAATAATGGGCAAGTTTCAATAACAGCTGCCGGTGGTTATCCGCCTTTTGAATATAGTATCGACGGAATTGCCTATCAATTCGAAAACATCTTCAGCGGCATTGCTCCGGGTTCCTATATTTTCACCGTAAAAGACACCTATGGCTTTACTGCCCAAACCAATGAAATTGTCATTTCCAATCCAGGCGAATTGATCGTTAGCGCCACGGTTGCGGATGATGAAATTTCGGTGGCCGCAAGTGGGGGCAGCGGTGCCTTGACGTACAGCCTCGATGGGGTGGATTATCAGGGCAGTAATGTATTTAATGGCCTGGCCAATGGCTTTTATACGGTGTATGTGAGGGACGAAAATGGCTGTGTTGCACAAACGGAAGCGATTGTAGCCGTCAATACCTTGATCGCAGCGGCTACATTAATAAATGATTTAGCCTGTTTTAATGACGCAGATGCCACCATTGTGGTAAGCGTTGGGGGCGGAACGCCCGGGTTCATGTACAGCCTGAATGGCGGCCCCTTTCAAAGCAGCAATACTTTTGATGGGTTGGGCACCGGCAGCTATACCATTACCGTAATGGACAGCGATGGTTTCACGGCTGATACGGAGGAAATAATCATCAGCAATCCGCCGGAGTTGATCCTTTCCGCCACGGTTAATCAAAACGATATTGCGGTGGATGCCAGTGGCGGCACCGGTGCCTTGATGTATAGTATTGATGGGGCGAATTACCAAAGCAGCCCTGTTTTCAACGGCCTGGCCAATGGCGTTTATACGGTGTATGTGAGGGACGAAAATGGGTGTATTGCCGAAACGGAGGCTACGGTATTCATCAACACATTGACCGTAGCGGCTGCATTAACCAATGATTTAGCCTGTTATGATGACGCGGATGCGTCCATCGGGGTAAGCGTTGGGGGCGGCACGCCCAATTTCGCGTACAGCCTGAATGGCGGGCCCTTTCAGAGCAGCCCTGTTTTTGATGGCCTGAGCGCCGGCAGTTATATCGTCACCGTAATGGACAGTGATGGTTTCACCGCGGATACCGAAGAGATCATCATCGAAAACCCGGAAGAAATCACCGGATTGCCATCAGTAAGCGGGTATGATATTACGGTGAATGCGGGCGGAGGTACCGGAAATTTGCAGTACAGTTTAGATGGGGGCCCTTTCCAGAGCAGCAACGTGTTTGCCGGAAATCCAAGTGGAATTTATGCCATTGCCATTATGGATGAAAGGGGTTGCCAACTCGAAATAAGCGCGACGGTTGATGTGGAGGCGATGAGCATTGCGACAACCCATCAGGGCATTTCGTGCCACGATGCCAACGATGGGCTTATTCTCGTTGACGTTACGGGCGGAGTCCCGCCCTATCAATACAGTATCGACGGCAATACCTTCCAGGACGAGGTTGGTTTTTCCGGCTTGAACGAAGGGGCTTACGTGGTTACGGTTTTAGATTCCGGAGGCTTTGCCGTCACGTCCGGTACCATTTCCATTTCAAATCCTGATGTATTGGCGCTCGAAGCGATCGATGAAACAAACAATGTGACGCTCAACGCCGAAGGCGGAACGGCGCCCTACCTGTACAGTATTGACGGCGTAAATTACAGCGCTGAAAATAGGTTCATGGATTTGGAAAGCGGGGAATATACTTTTCATGTGCAGGATGCCAACGGATGTGAAACCAACGCCACTATTTTCATCGAAGTTACGGGAATGGACGATTTGGATGTTGATCTGCATTTGAATGTATATCCTAATCCGGGCAATGGCGATTTCACTGTTTCCGTCAAACAAAAAGTAGCGTCCGCGCTGAGCTTTAAAGTTTTTGATGCAACGGGAAAACTCCTCTATTCTGAGGTGCATCAAGCCCCGGGTTTAGAACTTCAAAAAACGATAGATTTAATCCATTTGCCCGGCGGGACCTATCATCTGGTCGTTAGCAATGAGAAGCAGATCGGCGTAAAAAAACTGGTGGTGTTAAAATAA
- the rseP gene encoding RIP metalloprotease RseP, translated as MDYVIMVGQLMLSLSILIVLHEMGHFFPARLFGTRVEKFYLFFDPWFSLFKYKKGETEYGIGWLPLGGYVKISGMIDESFDTEQMKQDPQPWEFRSKPAWQRLVIMLGGVTVNFILGFFIYGMVLWNWGEEYLPNENVKYGIFVDSLGQSLGLRDGDHILSVGGQPFEKFNDRQVVREIIINSASSLRVERDGQPREISIDPKFISILASHENKDKPLFSARVPFVAAKMVKGSPAEEAGIQEKDQLIALNGIPTPYFNDFYKIARDKKSEPVEVTVVRDKKDTLSLNMTTTEDGTIGIYPFGATYFFDTERQEYTLAEALPAGVVMGWSFLRDQAKAFGQIFRGRIKAKDSLGGFGTIGAMFGNEWQWERFWRMTAILSLILAFMNLLPIPALDGGHVMFLLYEAVTGRKPSDKFLEYATMIGFILVLGLVLYANGLDIFRSFGDWFK; from the coding sequence ATGGATTATGTGATTATGGTGGGGCAGCTCATGTTGAGCCTTTCGATACTGATCGTCCTGCATGAAATGGGGCATTTTTTTCCCGCCCGGCTCTTCGGCACCCGCGTGGAGAAGTTCTACCTCTTTTTCGACCCCTGGTTCTCTCTGTTCAAATATAAAAAAGGAGAAACCGAGTACGGGATCGGGTGGCTGCCTTTGGGCGGCTATGTCAAGATCTCGGGCATGATCGATGAGAGTTTCGACACCGAACAGATGAAACAGGACCCCCAGCCCTGGGAATTCCGGTCGAAGCCCGCCTGGCAACGGCTGGTCATCATGCTGGGAGGAGTGACGGTCAATTTCATCCTCGGCTTTTTTATATACGGCATGGTGCTGTGGAACTGGGGCGAGGAGTACCTGCCCAACGAAAATGTGAAATATGGCATCTTCGTCGATTCCCTCGGCCAAAGCCTGGGCCTGCGCGACGGCGACCACATCCTGTCGGTCGGCGGCCAGCCCTTTGAGAAATTCAACGACCGGCAGGTCGTCCGGGAGATCATCATCAACAGCGCCAGCTCCCTTCGGGTTGAACGGGACGGCCAGCCCAGGGAGATCAGCATAGACCCTAAATTCATCTCCATTCTGGCCAGCCACGAAAACAAGGACAAGCCTCTTTTTTCTGCCCGGGTGCCATTTGTTGCCGCTAAAATGGTGAAGGGTTCGCCGGCGGAGGAAGCCGGCATTCAGGAGAAAGACCAGCTCATTGCCCTGAATGGCATCCCTACGCCCTACTTCAACGATTTCTACAAAATAGCCCGGGATAAGAAAAGCGAACCGGTGGAAGTAACGGTCGTTCGCGATAAAAAGGATACCCTTTCGCTGAACATGACTACTACGGAGGACGGGACGATCGGCATCTATCCCTTCGGCGCTACCTACTTTTTCGATACGGAACGGCAGGAATATACCCTTGCCGAAGCCCTGCCCGCCGGGGTGGTGATGGGCTGGTCCTTCCTGCGCGACCAGGCCAAGGCATTCGGGCAAATCTTCCGGGGGCGCATCAAGGCCAAAGACAGCCTGGGCGGTTTCGGCACCATCGGCGCCATGTTCGGCAACGAATGGCAGTGGGAACGGTTCTGGCGCATGACGGCCATCCTTTCCCTCATCCTGGCCTTTATGAACTTGCTGCCCATCCCTGCCCTGGATGGCGGCCACGTGATGTTCCTGCTCTACGAGGCTGTCACCGGGCGCAAGCCGAGCGACAAGTTCCTGGAATACGCTACCATGATCGGATTCATCCTGGTGCTCGGCCTGGTGCTCTACGCCAATGGATTGGATATCTTCCGGAGTTTTGGGGATTGGTTTAAATAA
- a CDS encoding 16S rRNA (uracil(1498)-N(3))-methyltransferase: MNLFYTTTIDGQMASLPEEEARHCIQALRHKVGDIIHITDGKGTLYEARIVEAGRKQCKASIERALPSPVRRNHFLHLAIAPTKNIARLEWFLEKATEIGIDEVTPLICEHSERRKLRLDRLEKVLASAMKQSLKVELPKLNAPALFDEFIRQPIEPGILKYIAYLGPGVKEQLKGNYQPGSGVCILIGPEGGFSPAEAQSAASAGFTPVSLGPSRLRTETAGIVACHTINLLNE, encoded by the coding sequence ATGAATTTATTTTACACCACCACCATCGACGGCCAGATGGCCAGCCTCCCGGAAGAGGAAGCCCGCCACTGCATACAGGCATTGCGCCACAAAGTGGGAGACATTATACATATAACAGATGGAAAGGGCACACTGTACGAAGCCCGGATCGTAGAAGCCGGCAGGAAGCAGTGCAAAGCTTCCATTGAAAGGGCCCTCCCCTCCCCCGTTCGCCGCAACCACTTTCTTCACCTGGCCATTGCCCCCACCAAAAACATCGCCCGCCTGGAATGGTTTTTAGAAAAAGCCACCGAGATCGGGATAGACGAAGTGACGCCATTGATCTGTGAGCATTCAGAACGGCGCAAGCTGAGGCTCGACCGGCTGGAGAAGGTCCTGGCCTCCGCCATGAAGCAATCGCTGAAGGTGGAATTGCCCAAGCTGAATGCCCCGGCGCTGTTCGATGAATTCATCCGGCAGCCCATCGAGCCCGGCATTCTGAAATACATAGCATACCTGGGGCCCGGCGTTAAGGAACAGCTAAAAGGCAACTACCAGCCCGGCAGCGGCGTTTGCATACTGATAGGCCCCGAAGGCGGGTTTAGCCCGGCGGAAGCTCAGTCAGCCGCGTCCGCCGGTTTCACCCCCGTAAGCCTGGGGCCCAGCCGGCTGAGAACGGAAACGGCGGGCATCGTAGCCTGCCATACCATTAACTTGTTAAACGAATGA
- a CDS encoding DUF4159 domain-containing protein, with protein sequence MKRVLIALVILGAFAFRGADAPPALRMALLKYNGGGDWYANPTALPNLARFCNQNLGTSFDTEYAEVEVGSAELFNFAFVHMTGHGNVVFSDAEADNLRNYLIGGGFLHIDDNYGMDKYVRVAMKKVFPELEFIELPYQHEIYDQKFEFKNGLPKIHKHDGKPPQGFGLFWEGRLVCFYTYECDLGDGWEDQDVHNDPQEMHILALRMGANIVRYAFEQ encoded by the coding sequence ATGAAGCGAGTACTGATCGCATTAGTTATCCTTGGCGCATTTGCTTTTAGAGGAGCGGATGCGCCTCCCGCCCTGCGCATGGCCCTGCTCAAATACAATGGCGGGGGCGACTGGTACGCCAACCCGACTGCCCTGCCCAACCTGGCCCGCTTTTGCAACCAAAACCTGGGCACCAGTTTCGACACCGAATACGCTGAGGTGGAGGTTGGCAGCGCCGAGCTGTTCAACTTTGCTTTTGTGCACATGACTGGCCATGGCAATGTGGTTTTTTCGGATGCAGAGGCCGACAACCTGAGGAATTACCTCATCGGAGGCGGTTTCCTGCACATCGACGACAACTACGGGATGGACAAATATGTGCGGGTGGCTATGAAAAAAGTTTTTCCGGAACTGGAATTCATCGAACTCCCGTACCAGCACGAAATCTACGATCAAAAGTTCGAATTTAAGAATGGGTTGCCCAAAATTCACAAGCACGACGGAAAGCCCCCTCAGGGCTTTGGCTTGTTCTGGGAGGGCCGCCTGGTGTGTTTTTATACTTATGAGTGCGACCTGGGCGACGGCTGGGAAGACCAGGATGTGCACAACGACCCTCAGGAGATGCACATCCTGGCCCTGCGCATGGGCGCCAACATCGTCCGCTATGCCTTTGAGCAGTGA
- a CDS encoding PspC family transcriptional regulator: MHTLKSLLERSAFGVCSYLGEKMGVASARVRLYFIYISFVAMGSPVIFYLFVAFWLNLKRYIKHKRSLIWE; the protein is encoded by the coding sequence ATGCATACATTAAAAAGCCTGCTGGAGCGCTCAGCTTTTGGCGTTTGCAGCTATCTGGGAGAAAAAATGGGCGTAGCTTCTGCCCGGGTTCGCCTGTATTTCATTTATATTTCTTTTGTCGCTATGGGCTCGCCCGTTATTTTTTATCTTTTTGTAGCCTTCTGGCTCAACCTAAAGAGATACATCAAGCACAAACGTTCCCTCATTTGGGAATAG
- the mltA gene encoding murein transglycosylase A, with protein MNKHKTLIIIFLVFLFGCEQPIGKSKPSATSGEGGSLLEGEEGFSSSPRLRRDGRLGGLPKMADVYEPAPLDTFDLPIIDEAFVDALKNSLELLRLQQRKRNQQVGGLRITYEELDEAIRTLIAWQHTKPLGLHEHLEAYQIWGADQRSNVRFTGYFTPVVKVRKEPKGAFQHPLYDRPLEWEGSLPTRREIEGEHLLKGMELELAYAADKVDVYYMQVQGSGFVEYPNGQLDLFAYNGTNRHPYRSIEKYIIGREDLSLNNLSIGGIRRYLKQNPALRDTILFQNPSYTFFARKRSGVPKGAGSVPLTAGYSIAVDRRYIPLGSCLLAAFPVYDREKHRVIRHEYRFLAAQDVGGAIKGAGHIDLYTGVGSEAAREAGRINQYGRLWLLLPKPARAQFISAEE; from the coding sequence ATGAATAAACATAAAACACTGATTATCATCTTCCTGGTTTTTCTCTTCGGTTGCGAGCAACCGATCGGGAAAAGCAAACCCTCCGCCACCTCCGGAGAGGGCGGCAGCTTACTGGAGGGAGAGGAAGGTTTCTCCTCTTCGCCGAGGCTCCGCCGGGACGGCCGCCTGGGCGGCCTCCCCAAAATGGCAGACGTTTACGAGCCGGCTCCGCTCGACACTTTTGACCTTCCCATTATCGATGAGGCTTTCGTAGACGCGCTCAAGAACAGCCTTGAGCTGCTTCGGCTGCAACAGCGGAAAAGAAACCAGCAAGTGGGCGGCTTGCGGATCACCTACGAAGAACTGGACGAGGCGATCCGTACGCTCATTGCCTGGCAGCATACCAAGCCCCTGGGCCTGCACGAACATCTGGAGGCCTATCAAATATGGGGAGCAGACCAACGAAGCAATGTGCGCTTTACCGGGTATTTTACTCCGGTTGTAAAGGTGCGAAAGGAGCCGAAGGGCGCCTTTCAGCATCCGCTTTACGACCGCCCCCTGGAGTGGGAAGGCTCGCTGCCGACCCGCCGGGAGATCGAGGGAGAACATTTGCTGAAAGGCATGGAACTGGAGTTGGCCTACGCCGCCGACAAAGTAGACGTCTATTACATGCAGGTGCAGGGCTCCGGGTTTGTAGAGTACCCCAACGGCCAACTGGATCTCTTTGCTTACAACGGCACCAACCGGCACCCTTACCGGAGCATAGAAAAGTATATCATCGGCCGGGAAGACCTATCCCTGAACAACCTCTCCATTGGCGGCATCCGCCGCTATCTCAAACAAAACCCTGCCCTCCGGGACACCATTCTGTTCCAGAACCCCTCCTACACTTTTTTTGCCCGCAAGCGGTCCGGCGTTCCGAAAGGAGCAGGCAGCGTGCCGCTGACCGCCGGTTATTCCATCGCCGTCGACCGCCGGTACATTCCGCTGGGAAGTTGCCTGCTGGCAGCCTTTCCGGTCTATGACCGCGAAAAACACCGGGTAATCCGGCACGAGTACCGCTTTCTCGCCGCCCAGGATGTAGGAGGCGCCATCAAAGGGGCCGGCCATATCGACCTGTATACCGGGGTAGGAAGCGAAGCGGCTCGCGAAGCCGGGCGCATCAACCAATATGGGAGGCTGTGGCTGCTGCTGCCCAAACCGGCGAGAGCGCAATTCATCTCAGCTGAGGAATAA
- a CDS encoding methyltransferase domain-containing protein, producing the protein MRQSQISQFDESRFRDIIEYYDATRFDYQVAWLSRDNPAIHFGFYDQLADKHAAALENTNRVLAELAEIAPGQRILDAGCGKGGSCFWLARCLQAEAVGITPVNSQVEEARRQATEAGLSEQVAFLQADYCHTPFDDGSFDCVWACESLCHTAEKRKFYEEAFRLLKPGGRLVIAEYVRTQRPLPPKGEQLLLSWLHRWAIPDIDTGEEHLGHARAAGFEEVRLRDYTAHTWVSLKNLHKIARRWLWADYLLYGLGIRSRAQHRNIVGSIRQFRALNEGLWFYAVITAQKPVIWDLSI; encoded by the coding sequence ATGCGGCAAAGCCAGATATCCCAATTTGACGAATCCCGGTTTCGGGACATCATCGAATACTACGACGCCACTCGTTTCGACTACCAGGTTGCCTGGCTGAGCCGCGACAACCCGGCGATCCACTTTGGTTTTTATGACCAATTGGCGGACAAGCACGCTGCCGCTTTGGAAAATACCAACCGGGTGCTGGCGGAACTGGCGGAAATAGCCCCCGGCCAGCGCATTCTCGACGCCGGCTGCGGCAAGGGCGGCAGCTGCTTCTGGCTGGCCCGCTGCCTGCAGGCGGAGGCGGTAGGCATTACCCCGGTGAACAGCCAGGTGGAGGAAGCGCGCCGGCAGGCGACGGAGGCCGGGCTTTCAGAGCAGGTTGCTTTTCTACAGGCCGATTATTGCCATACGCCATTCGATGATGGAAGTTTCGATTGCGTATGGGCCTGCGAGAGCCTCTGCCACACGGCGGAGAAGCGGAAATTTTATGAAGAAGCCTTTCGGCTGCTGAAACCGGGCGGCCGGCTGGTCATCGCGGAGTACGTCCGCACCCAGCGCCCGCTGCCACCGAAGGGAGAACAGCTGTTGCTCAGCTGGCTCCACCGCTGGGCCATCCCCGACATCGACACAGGGGAAGAGCACCTTGGGCACGCCCGCGCCGCTGGTTTCGAGGAAGTGCGGTTGAGGGATTACACTGCTCACACCTGGGTGTCGTTAAAAAACCTGCACAAGATTGCCCGCCGGTGGTTGTGGGCCGATTATCTGCTGTACGGGCTGGGCATTCGTTCCCGTGCCCAGCACCGCAATATCGTTGGAAGTATTCGCCAGTTCAGGGCCCTCAACGAGGGGCTTTGGTTCTACGCAGTCATCACGGCGCAGAAACCAGTTATTTGGGATTTATCCATATAA
- a CDS encoding YeeE/YedE family protein, which yields MKISRYIFVGILLGVTLYKSEAVSWFRIYEMFHFQSFHMYGIIFSAVIAGMGIVQLIKRTHLKSTEGQEITFHPKDRSIPRYLIGGIIFGLGWSLAGVCPGPMFILMGSGYTVFVVFLAAAMFGTFTYGLLRSKLPH from the coding sequence ATGAAAATTTCCAGATATATATTTGTCGGCATCCTGCTGGGCGTCACGCTTTACAAATCAGAAGCCGTATCCTGGTTCCGCATCTATGAGATGTTCCACTTCCAGTCTTTCCACATGTACGGCATCATCTTTTCCGCCGTTATCGCCGGCATGGGAATCGTGCAGCTCATCAAGCGGACGCACCTGAAGTCTACCGAGGGCCAGGAGATCACCTTTCACCCCAAAGACCGGAGTATTCCCCGCTATCTGATCGGCGGAATCATCTTCGGGCTGGGCTGGTCGCTGGCGGGGGTATGCCCCGGGCCGATGTTCATCCTGATGGGTAGCGGTTACACTGTATTTGTTGTGTTCCTGGCCGCGGCAATGTTTGGCACATTTACCTACGGTTTGCTGCGCAGCAAGCTGCCGCATTAG